The sequence ATCTCAATTGATGCAATGTGATGAAAATGCATAGCAATCAGCAATACCCATTCCTAAATACAATTCTTTCATTTACACTAGCCTTCATTATAATTACAAATGCACAGCTATGCTATAAATACTTAAATAGCAGTGCATGAGGGCATCCGAAATACTGAACATCCAGAGCATCACCAAAGAGTCTGATGccaaaatattttcattaacaTTATTGTACCTGGGATACTGATCTTGATGACAGTGCTGCAAGACCACATTCAGAAATATGCACAACTAAAGTGCTGTTGAGAAGAACAATAGACGGTTCAAAATTTTGGTGTACAATTGGAGGTTGACAACCATCATGAAGAtatctacaaaaaaaaaaacacatagcATTTTCACAAATCAATAGAATCACTTCACAAAattgggaagaaaaaaatagaaaagttaTAATTTGCTTACTGTAATGCTTTTGCTGCCCCCACAGCGACTTGGAGGCGAGCATTCCATGATAATCCCTTGTTTGAGTCATCAACATAATGAAGTTCATCATGTAAAGTCATCTTGCTACAGTGCTCATATACAAGTAATTTCTGATCAAACTCAGCACAATATCCAACAAGCCCGAGTATGTTAGGATGCGTCAGTTCGGAGATGTTCACAACTAGCTCTAGAAAGGCATCCGCTGGTATTCTTGAGTTAGCAGCATCAATCTTCAAAACTTCCAGTAGCTGATGCAAAGCAAATATCACAGTTCAGAAGTGACGATGGTATAATCAACAAATTCTTGCTAAAGTAACTACTAGAAAATCTGCCCAACAGTTTTGTACCTCTCCATCCGGAAGCTCTGCCAGATATACCTTACCAAACCTGCTATCTCTTATCAAATTTTCTTCGTTGAAACTATTGGTATATTGCTGAAGGGACGCAATAGAGAACGACTTGACGGTAGTTGTTAAATCCAATTTCCCAGCTGAAGGTACTCTTCCCTTTCTAGTACGCACGCTGGGATGTACAGTGACCTTTTCAGTACGCAGTACAGCAGACTGTGGAGGATGCAGTTGTTCATCCacaaaattatcttttttttccatatcaATCACATGCTCTTTTTGTTCCATTGTAACCACCCTAGGAGCAGCTGCCATGTAAGTTCTCATGTTAACTTTGACATACTCAAACTCGCAGAGCAGTAAAATAGCACTTCTGCATGTAATTTAGTTTCGAGTCATTTACCTGACATTGATGAACCTGGCTTCCGCTCTTCCCTTGAATCATAAACTGCATCTGAAGCTGCTGCAAAGAAATATTGGAATGTCAAAATCAAGAGAGGAAGAAAGCAGCTGCCATGCCAATGTTTCTATTAAGCTTTACCATACTAAAACTTGCAGAATAGTGACGAATAAAAAAAGGGCATGTGCACTTTTTTAGGCATAAAATTGTTCACCTGCTGTTGATACATTCAATTTCTGCTCCTCCCTTGTATGAGAAATCACATTTGAAGCTGTCACCGCCCAAGAGATCAGTTTAGTCAATGGgcaaaaaataaagtaaaaaaactGGAAGTCATTTGTTTGCCAAGAGAACAATGACAACCTTTTCCAGCATTATTCTTGAGTTTAACTGGTGGTTCCTTGATGTCTGAAACTTCCTTGATTTTAGGTTCTCCAAGCTTTTGAGGAGACCTTCCTAACTGGTTTTTTGTATACACATCATCtcttgattttctttctttgtacTTGGATAGACAAAACATCACCATTAGCACGAGAACCACCGCGGATACCACCCCAACAAGAATGTATCCAACAAATTTCATTGCAGAAACATTGTTTTTTCTTGATGGGGCATTCCCTGCTGGTGCAATAGAAGAATTTGAAGGTTCTTTTGTGGGGACATGCCCTGCTGGAGGTGATACTGATGGTAATGGTGTCGGTGCAGCAGGAGGCAATGCTGATGGGGCTATGCTGGTATTGAATGGGTTCCCATCCTTCCTGTGTGGTACATTAGTTTGAATGAACTTTTCTTCTTTCGCTAAACACAAATATGCACATGAAAAACTAGTTGATTCTTAATATTAAAAGAGTATACGAGCAATGGAATTGATTTTTAAACATTAAAGTTAGAGCAACGATCGACAGAAACAACTCAATCAAGGGGAAGTTCCTTACTTAAAATTTGGTATGTTCTCTAGTTTCACAGGCACAGGACCGGAGAAAAGATTGTTTTCTATGTTCCTGTTGAATTAGTCACCACAGAAAACAAGGcgtgaaaaaagagagagaaattatCTTTACTGAAATAGCAGGTTTCCTGAACTTCTTGGAGAAAAgaa is a genomic window of Oryza glaberrima chromosome 7, OglaRS2, whole genome shotgun sequence containing:
- the LOC127779682 gene encoding protein STRUBBELIG-RECEPTOR FAMILY 3-like isoform X1 — encoded protein: MDVRVVKSKSLPMIASAAVFLLLLSAALPLSQSYTYEQDVFAINGLYTALGSPSVPGWITNGGDPCNEGWQGVECVVSNITSITLNAANLGGQLGNTLGNFTSLITLDLSNNNIGGTIPDNLPITLQRFFLSGNQLSGSIPSTLSTLTLLTGLSLNNNHLSGEIPDAFSTLTGLANLDFSSNNLTGPLPPSMGNLTALTSLHIQNNQIIGLLNVLQDLPLQDLNIENNLFSGPVPVKLENIPNFKKDGNPFNTSIAPSALPPAAPTPLPSVSPPAGHVPTKEPSNSSIAPAGNAPSRKNNVSAMKFVGYILVGVVSAVVLVLMVMFCLSKYKERKSRDDVYTKNQLGRSPQKLGEPKIKEVSDIKEPPVKLKNNAGKASNVISHTREEQKLNVSTAAASDAVYDSREERKPGSSMSAAPRVVTMEQKEHVIDMEKKDNFVDEQLHPPQSAVLRTEKVTVHPSVRTRKGRVPSAGKLDLTTTVKSFSIASLQQYTNSFNEENLIRDSRFGKVYLAELPDGELLEVLKIDAANSRIPADAFLELVVNISELTHPNILGLVGYCAEFDQKLLVYEHCSKMTLHDELHYVDDSNKGLSWNARLQVAVGAAKALQYLHDGCQPPIVHQNFEPSIVLLNSTLVVHISECGLAALSSRSVSQLSGRMRTLFHYEAPEVHESGLLSDRSDVYSFGVVMLELLTGRKPYDSSRPRAEQHLVRWATSQLYDIDAISKMVDPSIRGQCSEKALSRFVDIISSCIQHEPEFRPSMSEVVQDLTRMVSDATKASM
- the LOC127779682 gene encoding protein STRUBBELIG-RECEPTOR FAMILY 3-like isoform X2, with the translated sequence MDVRVVKSKSLPMIASAAVFLLLLSAALPLSQSYTYEQDVFAINGLYTALGSPSVPGWITNGGDPCNEGWQGVECVVSNITSITLNAANLGGQLGNTLGNFTSLITLDLSNNNIGGTIPDNLPITLQRFFLSGNQLSGSIPSTLSTLTLLTGLSLNNNHLSGEIPDAFSTLTGLANLDFSSNNLTGPLPPSMGNLTALTSLHIQNNQIIGLLNVLQDLPLQDLNIENNLFSGPVPVKLENIPNFKKDGNPFNTSIAPSALPPAAPTPLPSVSPPAGHVPTKEPSNSSIAPAGNAPSRKNNVSAMKFVGYILVGVVSAVVLVLMVMFCLSKYKERKSRDDVYTKNQLGRSPQKLGEPKIKEVSDIKEPPVKLKNNAGKASNVISHTREEQKLNVSTAASDAVYDSREERKPGSSMSAAPRVVTMEQKEHVIDMEKKDNFVDEQLHPPQSAVLRTEKVTVHPSVRTRKGRVPSAGKLDLTTTVKSFSIASLQQYTNSFNEENLIRDSRFGKVYLAELPDGELLEVLKIDAANSRIPADAFLELVVNISELTHPNILGLVGYCAEFDQKLLVYEHCSKMTLHDELHYVDDSNKGLSWNARLQVAVGAAKALQYLHDGCQPPIVHQNFEPSIVLLNSTLVVHISECGLAALSSRSVSQLSGRMRTLFHYEAPEVHESGLLSDRSDVYSFGVVMLELLTGRKPYDSSRPRAEQHLVRWATSQLYDIDAISKMVDPSIRGQCSEKALSRFVDIISSCIQHEPEFRPSMSEVVQDLTRMVSDATKASM